The following coding sequences are from one Megamonas funiformis window:
- a CDS encoding YczE/YyaS/YitT family protein, with protein MSTFASDTSKRSLKNWIIALSILLLGLIIAHLGISLFLLSELGTDTFTVFIQGLARTFNLSVGTFHVIVLCILLVVMLLTTKGYVKPGTILCAFCGGPIIDFFTWLLGDFINADSTLPWRILGMILGCVILSIGMSIVIKSNAGTGPNDLIAIILTDKLQKFQFRWVRMTCDLFFVILGYILGGTVGVGTVIAAFLTGPLVQFWLPKSEFLIKQVLKESVPHVKRVACTSL; from the coding sequence ATGTCTACATTTGCTAGTGATACATCAAAACGCAGTTTAAAAAACTGGATTATTGCACTTAGTATTTTATTACTTGGTTTAATCATTGCCCATTTGGGGATTTCTTTATTTTTATTATCCGAACTTGGTACTGATACCTTCACTGTATTTATTCAGGGGCTTGCTCGAACATTTAATCTATCTGTAGGTACTTTTCACGTCATTGTCTTATGTATCTTATTGGTCGTTATGCTTCTAACTACTAAAGGATATGTAAAACCTGGTACTATTTTATGCGCTTTTTGTGGTGGTCCTATCATTGATTTTTTCACATGGCTTTTAGGCGATTTTATCAATGCTGATTCCACCTTGCCATGGCGTATTTTAGGTATGATTTTAGGGTGCGTTATCTTATCTATCGGCATGTCCATAGTCATCAAAAGCAACGCTGGTACTGGCCCTAATGATTTGATAGCCATTATCTTAACTGATAAATTACAAAAATTTCAATTCCGCTGGGTACGTATGACTTGTGATTTATTTTTTGTTATTTTAGGCTACATCTTAGGTGGTACTGTTGGTGTAGGTACAGTCATAGCTGCTTTTTTAACTGGCCCACTTGTGCAGTTTTGGCTTCCTAAAAGCGAATTTTTAATTAAACAAGTTTTAAAAGAGTCAGTACCACACGTAAAACGTGTGGCTTGCACAAGCCTATAA
- a CDS encoding Gfo/Idh/MocA family protein: MSFNKQLNWAVLGTGVIANEMAQALQNMGKKLYAVGNRTHSKAIDFAKKYGIEKVYDDFQDIFTDPDVDIIYLTTPHNTHYPFMKKALENHKHLFVEKSITLNSRELNECVKLAQENNLILAEAMTIWHMPIYKQLWEMIHNNEFGKVQMITVNFGSFKDYDMTNRFFNKNLAGGALLDIGVYALSLTRSFMQSKPTKILSQMLPAPTGVDEQATILLMNEDNQMATIALSLHSKQPKRAMISCKKAYIEIMEFPRANKAVITDAVTGEKQEIIVGDTKKALQYEMEDMEKAILEEETDLLQFTYTQDVMDIMTKLRREWNLVYPEEI, encoded by the coding sequence ATGTCTTTTAACAAACAATTAAATTGGGCTGTTCTAGGTACTGGTGTAATTGCCAATGAAATGGCTCAAGCGCTACAAAACATGGGCAAAAAATTATATGCTGTTGGCAATCGTACACATAGTAAAGCCATCGATTTTGCTAAAAAATATGGCATCGAAAAAGTTTACGATGATTTTCAAGATATCTTCACTGATCCTGATGTAGATATTATTTATTTGACAACTCCACATAATACACATTATCCATTCATGAAAAAAGCTTTAGAAAATCACAAACATTTATTTGTAGAAAAGTCCATTACTTTAAATAGTCGTGAATTAAATGAATGTGTTAAACTAGCTCAAGAAAATAATTTAATTTTAGCTGAAGCTATGACTATTTGGCATATGCCTATTTATAAACAATTATGGGAAATGATACATAATAATGAATTTGGTAAAGTACAGATGATTACTGTAAACTTTGGTAGTTTCAAAGATTATGATATGACTAACAGATTTTTCAATAAAAATTTAGCTGGTGGTGCTTTGCTCGATATCGGTGTATATGCGCTTAGTCTCACACGCAGTTTTATGCAAAGTAAACCAACAAAAATTTTAAGTCAAATGCTTCCTGCACCTACTGGCGTTGATGAACAAGCTACTATTTTATTGATGAATGAAGATAATCAGATGGCAACAATTGCTTTATCACTTCATTCTAAACAACCAAAACGAGCTATGATTAGCTGTAAAAAAGCTTATATTGAAATTATGGAATTCCCTCGTGCTAATAAAGCAGTAATTACAGATGCTGTTACAGGCGAAAAACAAGAAATCATCGTAGGTGATACGAAGAAAGCACTTCAATATGAAATGGAAGATATGGAAAAAGCCATTTTAGAAGAAGAAACTGATCTTTTACAATTTACTTATACTCAAGATGTTATGGATATCATGACTAAATTGCGCCGTGAATGGAATTTAGTTTATCCAGAAGAAATATAA